From the genome of Terriglobia bacterium:
CCGTTCGACGGTTTCCATGATCGAATCGACACGCTTGGACAGCGTGTTGATCGTGTATTCCAGGGCACTGATCCGCTCGAGAACATGTTCATCCATGTACGGGATGGCGGAATCCAGCGAAACCGTCCCCGAAGGGACAAACAGCTTCGAGCCGCACTTCCAGCAGAAGTCACGGTCCAGCGAATTTCGCGTGGTGCAATTCTGACAATGGATCATAGCGATAGCTTCCTACTCCGACGGCCAAGGGAGGTCCAAAACGAGGACCTTATTGGAAGTTGCATCATTGGAAGTTTCTTCATTTCTAAATTTGAAATGCAGCAATCTCGAATGATCCAATTTCCAATAACTTTCAATATCTATAAAACCCCCGGCCTGTTTTTCTCCCAAGCTGACCGGCATCCACCATTTTGCGCAGCAGCGGGCAAGGACGGTATTTCGAATCGCCGAAGCCGGTATGAAGAACTTCCATAATGTTGAGGCAGACATCCAGGCCGATCAAATCGGCTAATGCCAGCGGCCCCATTGGGTGATTCATACCGAGCTTCATAACGGAATCGACTGCTTCCGCAGTGCTGACGCCCTCCATCACGCAATAAATGGCTTCATTGATCATCGGCATCAACACTCTATTCGACACGAACCCGGGGAAGTCGTTAACCTCCACGGGCGTTTTTCCCAGCGATTCCGCCAGTTGTCTGGTCGTTTGGTAAGTCTCGTCGGAAGTGGCGAGGCCTCGTACGATCTCCACCAGCGTCATTACCGGGACCGGATTCATAAAGTGCATGCCGATGATCTTATCGGGCCGTTTCGTCTTCGACGCGATCTTCGTGATCGAGATCGACGACGTATTCGAGGCCAGTATCA
Proteins encoded in this window:
- a CDS encoding 3-hydroxybutyryl-CoA dehydrogenase, producing MNTIQTVGIIGGGTMGNGIAHVAARSGFKVLLHDVEQRFLDRSLQTIEKNLDREVTKSKISEEDKTAALARIAASTKASALAEADFVIEAVSEDLGIKARVFESVDGIARPGVILASNTSSISITKIASKTKRPDKIIGMHFMNPVPVMTLVEIVRGLATSDETYQTTRQLAESLGKTPVEVNDFPGFVSNRVLMPMINEAIYCVMEGVSTAEAVDSVMKLGMNHPMGPLALADLIGLDVCLNIMEVLHTGFGDSKYRPCPLLRKMVDAGQLGRKTGRGFYRY